In Perca fluviatilis chromosome 19, GENO_Pfluv_1.0, whole genome shotgun sequence, the genomic window CCTAAAATTAACACCCAGCCACACGcaaatgcgggtgaattttgcCATTAAGGTGAGTGAaactgtcaatctacctgccatGTTGGAGGGTAGCCAGTGAAActcatttttcatttggctCAGTTTgtgttcacactgcactttgttAAACGCACCAAACACTGTAAAACAAACGTCACACGGCCGAGACAGTCgcttgtttattggacagaatatctgaAACTCGCCGACACTTCTGGTCTCAGACATAACGGAGCGACACCACATTTATAACGTCTGGGGATTcctggttctgctttagtgtttctaatcTTTGAGACGAAGGCGAccaatgagcagctgacagacagcgagtgaaggagagagagagatgatttCACACAGACTGATGATGTCACTCAGACTGATGATGTCACTTAGACGACCAGCGATGTGTGCTCAGAACAGCTACTTTTTTCCTGAAACATTACAAATTTTgtcaagattttttttcctgaaattttATGACTTTCTCCATGAAATATTAAGACTTTTTCAcgacttttttcctgaaatattatgacttttctcatttttttcctgaaatattatgattttttcatgatttttttttcctgaaattttcctgaaatattacaactttttagttgaagatctgaatacttctaccACCTCTGCTAGTTGGGTATCACTTCTCTAGAGCAGTGTTTCTAAAATGGGGGTCCATGTCcctctaggggtactttggagtactgcaggggggaCTTGAGATTTTTGCAAAATGCTAATTTAAACAACACCTATGATGTGTAATTCCTTAAATAACCATATGATATAGTAATAATTTAATATATAGTAGTAATTTAGTGATTCTTACTAGTTAAAATGTAGCTTtaagtgtttttcagttacaccAATGGCGCAGCGCTGTATTGTGCCTCTTTAAAAATCTAttctttttctaccaaaaatgcttTGCTGTGGTCAGGGAGTACTTGgatgaaaacatattttaaagggGGTACCTAGAACACCAGATGAGGATAAATCTGCAGTTTATTGTTGGTAGTTTTCTCACCTACTGTTCAGTCTGTTCTCCCGCTGCTTCTGTTTTCGGGAGGTCGGCCTGCAGGAGAGACGGAGCAGAGAACATGATAACTCCACCTACCACGTACTCATTCATATCACAGACTGGAAAAATAAAGAACGAAGCCtccgggtctgaaaagtgaagcggaagctccttaaagctgcattctgtCTAACTTCCAGCAGTAGGTGACTGCACCCGGGTCTAAAAAGAAGCTCCACTGCAGAAGATAGCGTTTTAATCCGCTCCTGTTTGGTAACATGCTGTTTCAAACAACAGTTCCTGTATCtgtttcaaattaaaagccCTGTAGTGTTTCAGGGGACAGAAACCCTTCACTTAACAATGCTTTTATTATGAAACATTTGCAGGAACGTGTTGTGGAAAACTTGCACGGTTCCCTTAAGGCCAACACGTCCTCAAACCTAAACAACACACAGGGTCGATTGCCAAAACAACAGACATGACCGTgatatgttttatattattgaccaatcagagcagatttAGCTTGGTTTCGGCAGGGCGGCTTAAAGAGACAAGCGCTAAAACGGATTGTAaatttaaagcatgtaaactaGTAAACGATGGAAATGTACATTAAGCTCAGTTGGTACGCACAAAAtcatgaacgggtttgtatgatatcgtacgaaaagttatgcacacTAAAATGTAAGATATCATACGAAAACTAGGAGGCTGCCAGCTGGTCACGAGACATTGGCTACTCAGCTGTTAAAGCTCTACAGGGCTTCCTGCCTCTGGCTACAGACCTCCCTCACATCTCATTCGTATCAGCAGCaattagtagatgtgtttaacagctacagagctctgtgatACTGGCTACGGTGCTCTGGATGGTGCTCTGCACGGTGCTCTGCACGGTACTCCATCAGGTCAGCTgaagttggtggttcagttacccgagaataggtgactatTCATTGACAGGTGCCGTTCATTTCGTGAACGTTATGTGTTGAGAAAATTTGAGTTTTAGGCACTGaaacaactagttaagtttaggaaaaagatggtggtttgaattaaaacactcccaaagaacacacatttcctgggtgaaaggcttTAGTTGTCCCCAGGAAGTGAACTCCGGTCCCTGGTTTGAAAGTTCTGTGTTGTAACACCCACCCTACACCGCCAGCCGCGTTCTTATATAGCAGTAGTTAATGTCGTGCATACGGCAAAAACAAAACGTGGAAATCaaacaaattacagtgcttatcttttcgtagcttttcgaACAtgtggttcatgagaacaggctgacaTAATATGAAAGCCAACGggactttattttattgttttatttcccgGCCTTTacttgtttgtgttttcttgaACATTAAAACATCTGCGAAATTGCGTttgctaaacacaccagactccctgtaaataaacaatacttttatcatcgtaaaacacacttcattctaCGTcgacagaaattaaataaaactatgaaaagccgttttgggtcatcTTTACACCTTACCAACCcacacaactctagttttggttgaaataaacacataatttacgatttacatgtgcaaatatgttggctctatacacgctaaaagtattgcttttttaaatggagtctggtgggattATGATGAAAGAACAAAGACATTTGTTCCTATTTCAAAGGGTGTTGTCAACAAAGTGGTGGACTTAAGATAGGTTTCTGCGTAacaaacaatgttttattttctgccaGCGTTAAACCATGCATCCTGTTCCTTCATACTTTGTTAGTTTAATAAATGTGTTAGTAGAAATCATCGACACACGTTGCTGTTAGCAGCTTTTCAGCCATTTTGTATCTCTGATTAAATATCTCCAAAGTTATTAAAAGTCCCTTTAGTGAGATTGCAGGTAAtgctttactcaagtaaagtaaaagcaCCTCAAAAGTCTactaaagtacagtactggaggaAATTTACTTAATGACTTTTCACCACTGATTGTTGTCTaaatttactgtatttttagACTTGGTACTTAAAACTTTAAGGTTTTTTGGCCTTTCCTTTGTTTCTCAAAATATTGCGATTATTTttctataatataaaaaaaacctcaaaatataaaaattctaaaatatttaattgtttttctaaaatattgCAATTGTTTcctactattttttttaaaaattcaaaaaatatatttaaaaaattctaaaatgtttcaacttttttctacaatatttaaattttgttctccaaatatttccatttttttctccaaatattTCAATTCCTTTCTAaaatatttcaacttttttctacaatgttaaaaaaatttaaatttattttaattttctaaagtatttaaatgttttttctcaaaataattCAACTTTCCTTacccaaaatattaaaaataatttctaaaagactttaaaaaaacgCCCCAAAacgtgtaaaatgtaaaaaaaaaaaaggttacaaaAACGACAGAAATATTGCCGAGGACACCAGATTGGTTTGGGCCAGCACTGCATTCACACAGtctcaaacatttaaaaaacattaaatgatTTCTTGCAGACGATGTCTCTGTAATGAAGAAATGCAGATTAATGAAGCTGTTAGTTAAAAATCATTCATCAGGCAGCGAGCATCATAACATGCTGCATGACCAATCAGGCACCTCCTCAGCCACTGGTCCCGCCTCCTCCTTTTCCCGACCAAACACCAGAGAGTTgtgaagagagaaaataaaagttatCAGCACAACAGagattataatattatatattataattactGTATAGGACGATTAATCAATATTTTATCTTAAGGTTTTTGTTCATATTTCctatttttttgttcatttatctGTGAAACTtgtgaaaaaatatatttattttttgcagagAAAATGAGACTTAAAATTGTTGTCATACTTTTTTAAACTACCGTCTCTAAAATAACCAAAAAATGTATGAACTAAAATAACCACTATTTACTGTGACAATAAAATGGatcgattgattgattgactgactgtTTTTTTGGAGGGGTCATCTCTTACCGTGCTGACGAATCCGCTCGCTAACGCCGCGTTCTCCACCCCCTCCACCGCCGCCTGGGCCACCTCGTTGGCCCCGGTAACCGCAGTGTCGGCAACAACGTTGGCCTGTTCTGTCGACTTGTGGGCAACTGGAAACAGAAAGTCGTGGTATATATGTTGAAAACgttataaaaaagccataaaaaagtatgttgaaacaagtcataaaaagtcatagtatagtatgtcgaaaaagtcataaaaagtcatagtatagtatgtcaaaaaagtcatagtatagtatgttgaaaaagtcataaaaagtcattgtataataTGATATAGTAAAGTATGACAGAAGGAGAACATGAAATATATTTTCTCATATTATATTTGCCATTTAAAAGTCATGAATCAGGCGTTATGTTGATGATGTCcttctttccctctgtaataatGTCCGATGGGATAAAAGAAGAATGCCAAACTTTCCCTCCGTACGTTTCTGACCTTGTTGTTTTCTGGTGCtgatgagagagcagcagttAGTTTACCTGTGTTAACGCCGGTCACCACTCCCTCCATCGTCTTGTTTCctggaaaagaagaaaagaaacgtGTTCTTAGTAACGCATTGGTATGATATAGTACAGAAGTTTATGCATACCAATACATTTCATATCCTCCAAAACAAGGAGACtgccggctacagagctctgttGTACtggcggtagttggtggttcagttacccgataaaaggtgactgtgagccaggtacagagcaccgtgagctTCGGCAAACATTACGGTTAAGTTCAGGCGACAAAAAGTAAGCGTATGCCGCGAAGACGGTTAATATTAGGCaccaaataaaagtaaaaaaacccactatgtttccttttattttcaaatgggacatgaaccccggtctaCTGGGTGAAAGTTtcatgtttgtttgacccatgtCCCCACCCCCAAccttcttctcctgaacagcggtggcgctaatgagcaaaggctaacGACGCTGCTCTTTCTACgcactagaagaagaagaaaaatgtaaacaacggcagaactggcagcagcgttgctgtcaatgcttcgatttgattcaataCTACTTCGTCAGATCAAGGCTTTCATtcgccataaaagaactcatcttaacgcAGTGAGTTTACCAGACAGaactgcagtcactctgagagtcctgacatccggttgtcggcgaactcATTCAGGCTCCTGTTTCCGGTTTGTCGCGCgccgttgaaaaaaaaagagccgtcCGCAACCTCGGATTGCGCGCAATAAATCGGACGCGCCGGCTAGATATTACAtaattttgacgtcacgatgtcgcgcgccaccttggatgcatCCAGTGTAAAAACCCCTTTACCAGGACATTTGACGCGCTCatcctcaccttacttcctgctttgctcccgtcagatCTACTACGGCCACGAGAGGGCGCCACCACTataaacctaaatataggtcagaatggTGCTGGAACATACCACTAATGGGGGAGTTTTatgctgtttttctgtctgtctgtctgggtttgtgtgtcccttcgccttatctatctatctatctatctatctatctatctatctatctatctatctatctatctatctatctatctatctatctatctcactccatctctccatctctcaatCTATCAGGCTGTTTGCAGCAGTTCTGTGTTAGTCTGACCTGGTTTCCTCTGAGCTCAGCTGTTCTCTGAATTATTTAGTCCCGTCATGCATTTTCAGACGACAGCAGCCGccatttgtacttttactatCCGTCTATGATTTGGCCAAATGTGGCACAACAATGCCCTCCCTGTCTGTGGTTTTGTTTGGATCACTGGACTggaggaatgtaactaagtacatttactccagtactgtacttcagtccaaatgttgagatacttgtactttgagtcttttcttttcacagaTTCTAAATGGGAGGAttgttctttacttttaatactttagctacattttcctgatgatacttacagacttttactgaagtaacattttcactgcaggactttaactgtaacagagtattttaacagtgtggtattagtacttttaatgCAGTGAAGgatgtgaatacttcttccagtgGGCGCCGTGCAGGCGGATCAGACTGAACAGACTCTGTTGTCTGAGGGAACACAGTGTGTGATTCACTGTCTGCTGCTCGCACAACAAACACGTTACAACACAGAAACCCAGAGAGGAAACACAGGGGCTGCAGCCGAGCCCTGGAGCTtctgttcctctctccctctctccatccatctccctctctctccgtccctccctctctatctctctctctctgtctctctgtctctctctctctctctctctctctctctctctctccctctctccctccctccctccctccccctggAGCTTCTGTTCCTGGAAGACAGCCAACCGTTTACAGACATCAGGCTGAAGCTTTCATCTattcttaaccctcctgttgtcctcgggtcaaaaatgtgacccattttcaagaagtttctatatcagaaattttggtttctttttaaccaaattgtcaaaaacaaataaagtggAACGCtctttacaagtaaaataaatgatcagttcactactttcattgaatttgggtgttttgttcaattttaaagcatttgattgaaaaaaaattgataaaagaatgttgaaacaagtgacaaaaaagtgacgGAAATTATGGGAAAAAGTGTCACAAAAGAAGACCAAAACTTttggacccagaaaaactaaaagtttcatgcaaaaatgttggaaaaaacattgaataaatgcaaatacaacaaaaacaaaaaacgttgggaaaagtcgcgaaaaaaaaaaggaaggtgtTGAAAACAGCATCAAAACCCTCTGAAAAAAAGTCTGTTTCCCGGCCAGCAGATGACCCCTGAAGTCTCTGAGATTTCATACATAAAGTAGCTAAAGTAGGTCTCCATCAGGTCATATCTCCTTTTATTCTCCAGCCAGCTGCTAACAACTCTTATAATGTTCTCCAGCTCAGTACCCCTAAATATGACTCATTAAGAAGAGCTTTTAGAGGGTTTCATGTCCTCAGAACTTTATGTTTCTCTCGGCCAACATGTTGAAATCACTAcgacagtgtttctcaaatgggggtacgtgtcctcctaggggtactttggaggactgcagggggtacgtgtccccctaggggtactctggaggactgcagggggtacgtgtccccctaggggtactctggaggactgcagggggtacgtgtccccctaggggtactttggaggactgcagggggtacgtaaaactttttgcaaaatgtttttcagggctgtagttacttctactgtcttttttttactcaaagtttgtcgctttttttggagtttgttgcttattttgaatttgttgtcactttttgtcgccctagtgttgccttcgtttttattactatttttccaagtttttgtctccttttacCATCAGCatctaaatgttttccaggtccaaggctgttgtttagtaaatctgtcGCTGACATCAttgtattcttcctctttatagagaattttttttctaccaaaaatgtgttGGTTCGACACATTTTTACCATTCAAGCTGCATTTGAAACGTCCGTTTCCCTTCGTTCTTTTGCATTCTGAACCTGGAAGATCGCCCTTACCGATCCTTGACAGTGTTGGTTTATATCAAGAGACACACATGTCAAAACTCAACACAAGGCTGGAAACAGAAGATGAGCAACGGGAccacttggaaaaaaaaacatcgaaAGCGccgaaaaaagcgacaaaaacttcagaaaaaaacgttaaataaacaaaaataaacttcAAAACCGTCAAAACCTTTGAGAAAAGCACCAAACAGGTCGGAAAAAGCGTTGAAAAACAGCGCCAAAAGTGTCTGTCAGGCGTTTCCGTTGGTGTGCGGTCGGTTCCAGGAAGGCAGCCGAGCGGTTAACATCTGATGCATATTTGATAAAGCTCAGCTTTTATCTCCTCTAACGGATGTCTTCATCCTTCCTGTTGCTGGAACAATGGCAATTATAATCAATAAACAattatatgttttaatgttttgggAAAtattcccttcctctctctctctctctctccccgcctccctctctccctccctccatccctctctctctctctctccctcccttccgccCTCTCCCTCTTTTTACAAGTTTGTATTGACgagcaaagaaaacagtttGCCAGTCAATTAAAAattttcagcaccatggacagcgacagctgatggacagcgatggtgctgaacaggccaaGTGCGCTCAAAaagtttgataagaagagctggattaTCACAACGTGAAATCATATGCAGTAATTAGCTTCTTTCAGCTAATAATCTGCAATGTGTAACTTTGGCCGCACCCAAGCACCCACGCTATCTCCGCTACTGGTTtattctccttaacttcttcaggacatgaccacctgtttcctggttgaaggtcttgtgttttttccttaacttcttccaggacatgaacacctgtttcctgggtggaagtcttgtgttttttccttaacttcttccaggacatgaacacctgtttcctgggtgaaagtcttgcgttttctccttaacttcttcaggacatgaacacctgtttcctgggtgaaagtcttgtgttttttccttaacttcttcaggacatgaacacctgtttcctgggtgaaagtcttgtgttttctccttaacttcttcaggacatgaacacctgtttcctgggtgaaagtcttgtgttttctccttaacttcttcaggacatgaacacctgtttcctgggtgaaagtcttgtgttttctccttaacttcttcaggacatgaacacctgtttcctgggtgaaagtcttgtgttttctccttaacttcttcaggatatgaacacctgtttcctgggtgaaagtcttgtgttttctccttaacttcttcaggatatgaacacctgtttcctgggtgaaagccaTAGCACCATTCGCACAGCCGCTTCAAATTTGTGTCTATTTGCATCTTAGCATTGATTTTGTGTGTAATCGCTGCGGCAAATCCCGGGGAAAACGCCTCTAACTGAAAAGCCCATAATAAGACCCACAGGGGCGTTTTCTGCCCTCTGGTTACGCTCGTGACGCTGAACCAGGCTTGCTCTATTTGTACCGTAAAGTAACATTGCTGCTTGGACTAACGACCTATGGGAGCGTTTTTCAGTGGAGAGCAGACTCAGGGGTTCATGTCGTTAACCCTTgggttgtcctcgggtcaaattttcaaagtttttcatATCAGAAATGGGTTTCTTTGaacaaaaatgcccaaaaataacatggatgcacgGATGTACATTGTATGGGATCCATGCAACGATCTTTGCacgtaaaattaatgattacttttattgaatttggtgAATTTGGAGAATTTGGAGTTTGGTGGGGTATGTTTAATTGATTTTAAACCATAAACCATAAAAGTCTGTGATCCAATcaatcctctgatcttaactattagtcaaaataattcattagttctgcttttttaactaaaagattaggtaaaatgtcatataaattaggtttattgaccatgaatttaaaacaaattgttgaaaaaagtgacaagaatgtttaaaaaagtgtcaaaagcaaAAAGAAGAGCCAACAATTCAAATTCACTTTTGACCTGGATGGACAACAAGTTGatggtcgatgggaagacaacacaatccTAGTTGGCAATTTATCAAAAATGCTGTTTATCAGACGACATCAGACATTTCTTCACTCTGGTCCCTAAGGTAGGATGCAATGGTGAACTTTAACCTAAACCAAGTTATGAGTCAGGGAGATTTCAAACCTGAAGTAAGTAGCtttgctccctccctccctctctccctccaaccctcctctctcctcctccctctctccctccctccctctctccctccctctctcctctctccctccctccctctctccctctctctctccctctctcctccctccctccctccctccctccctctctccctctctctctctccctccctctctccctccctccctctctctctctctctctcctcctttctccctccctccctccctccctccctccctcctccctccctctctccctccctctctccctccctccctccctccctcccaccctCTCTCCAGTTTGTTCTTGAATCTCATCCCTCCTTTACTTCCCACTGAAAAAACTTAGATTTCTGATAAATTAATGTGCATTTTAATGTCAAATTTAGAtcattttctctcttcttttccttctAACTCGCTCATTtatctctccatctttcctccCTCATTCCTGCTCCAAATAGAGAACATGTGGCTCTGCAAATTTAATTCATGTCACGATGAATCacacttttctctttcttttatttgagaTTAATGTTTTAAGATTCAGCTTcttgctctccctccctcccccctctctctctctctccctccctctctctctccctctccctctccctctctctctcccctctctctctctctctccctccctccctctccctctctccctcccttcc contains:
- the LOC120548357 gene encoding alpha-synuclein-like isoform X2, translated to MDAFKKGFSMAKDGVVAAAEKTKAGVGEAAAKTKEGVFYVGNKTMEGVVTGVNTVAHKSTEQANVVADTAVTGANEVAQAAVEGVENAALASGFVSTADLPKTEAAGEQTEQ
- the LOC120548357 gene encoding synuclein-like isoform X1 is translated as MDAFKKGFSMAKDGVVAAAEKTKAGVGEAAAKTKEGVFYVGNKTMEGVVTGVNTVAHKSTEQANVVADTAVTGANEVAQAAVEGVENAALASGFVSTEEAGPVAEEADLPKTEAAGEQTEQ